The following proteins come from a genomic window of Mycolicibacterium rufum:
- the fni gene encoding type 2 isopentenyl-diphosphate Delta-isomerase, with protein MSFDPGSALQHRKRRHIDVCLTEAVDYQTVTTGFERYRLPYNALTQTDLRRIELGTEFLGRALRAPVLIGAMTGGAQLSGIINRNLAAAAQQLGLGMMLGSQRVMIDDDAAAQSFAVREMAPDVLLIGNIGLAQVSPAVVPGLGAALRRVGADAVAVHTNPLQEAMQHRGDTDFSGSLHRLTELVEALGYPVMLKEVGHGIGAAAAAELVGCPIAAVDVAGAGGTSWARIEQFVRYGEVRHPALAEWGIPTAQALAEVRTALPGMPLVASGGIRTGMDAAKALAMGAQVVAIARPLLAPAIESVAAVVDWLEVFLEELVVCLHGCGAQDLPALRAAGVTPLS; from the coding sequence GTGAGCTTCGACCCCGGCTCGGCCCTGCAGCATCGCAAGCGGCGCCACATCGACGTGTGCCTGACCGAGGCCGTCGACTACCAGACGGTGACCACCGGTTTCGAGCGCTACCGGCTGCCCTACAACGCGCTCACCCAGACCGATCTGCGGCGCATCGAGCTGGGCACCGAGTTCCTCGGCAGGGCGCTGCGGGCACCGGTGCTGATCGGCGCGATGACCGGCGGAGCGCAGCTGTCGGGGATCATCAACCGCAACCTGGCCGCCGCGGCCCAGCAACTGGGACTGGGCATGATGCTCGGCTCGCAGCGCGTGATGATCGACGATGACGCGGCCGCACAGAGCTTCGCGGTGCGCGAGATGGCGCCCGACGTCCTGCTGATCGGCAACATCGGCCTGGCGCAGGTGTCCCCGGCCGTGGTCCCCGGTCTCGGCGCGGCCCTGCGCCGGGTCGGCGCCGACGCTGTCGCGGTGCACACCAATCCGCTGCAGGAGGCGATGCAGCATCGCGGGGACACCGACTTCTCGGGCTCGCTGCACCGGCTGACAGAACTCGTCGAGGCGCTCGGCTATCCGGTGATGCTCAAGGAGGTCGGCCACGGCATCGGCGCGGCAGCGGCCGCCGAACTGGTCGGCTGCCCGATCGCCGCGGTCGACGTCGCCGGGGCGGGGGGCACCTCGTGGGCACGCATCGAGCAGTTCGTGCGCTACGGCGAGGTGCGCCACCCCGCGCTGGCCGAATGGGGTATCCCGACCGCGCAGGCGCTGGCCGAGGTGCGCACGGCCCTGCCGGGCATGCCGTTGGTCGCCTCCGGCGGGATCCGCACCGGCATGGACGCCGCCAAGGCGCTGGCGATGGGCGCACAGGTGGTCGCGATCGCCCGGCCGCTGCTGGCGCCGGCCATCGAATCCGTTGCCGCGGTCGTGGATTGGTTGGAGGTGTTCCTCGAGGAGCTGGTGGTCTGCCTGCACGGCTGCGGCGCGCAGGACCTCCCCGCGCTGCGCGCAGCAGGCGTCACCCCCCTGTCGTGA